The following coding sequences lie in one Cyanobacterium sp. Dongsha4 genomic window:
- a CDS encoding glycosyltransferase: protein MRIALFTETFLPKVDGIVTRLKHTVEHLQKQGDEVLIFSPEGGLKEYKGAKINGIKGIPLPLYPELKLAIPNPSIGFSLRRFKPDLVHVVNPAVLGLGGIFYAKKYDIPLVASYHTHLPQYLHHYNLGALEGLLWEMLKLAHNQAKLNLCTSTAMVNELESHGIERVDLWQRGVDTDSFQPDLVSSQMRDLLSGGHPDAPLLLYVGRVSAEKEIDKIKPVLENIPNARLAIVGNGPAREELEALFAGTNTNFVGYLHGQDLGSAYASADAFIFPSSTETLGLVLLEAMAAGCPVVAARRGGIPDIVTDGVNGYLFEPDDPQGAIAATQKLLAKTDEREQLRQNARKEAEKWGWASATAQLRNFYQGVLSQDMSLVA from the coding sequence ATGCGTATTGCCCTATTTACCGAAACATTTTTACCGAAAGTTGATGGTATTGTTACCCGTCTCAAACACACCGTTGAACATCTACAAAAACAAGGAGATGAAGTTTTGATTTTTTCTCCTGAAGGTGGTTTGAAAGAATATAAAGGTGCAAAAATTAACGGTATTAAGGGTATTCCTTTGCCTCTATACCCAGAATTGAAATTGGCGATTCCCAATCCTTCTATTGGTTTTAGTTTGAGAAGGTTTAAACCTGATTTAGTTCATGTGGTGAATCCTGCGGTTTTAGGGTTAGGAGGCATTTTTTATGCAAAAAAATACGATATTCCTTTAGTGGCTTCTTATCATACCCATTTGCCCCAGTATCTTCATCATTACAATTTGGGGGCTTTAGAAGGTTTATTGTGGGAAATGTTGAAATTAGCCCATAATCAGGCAAAATTAAATCTTTGTACTTCTACTGCGATGGTAAACGAGTTAGAAAGTCATGGTATTGAAAGAGTTGATTTATGGCAAAGAGGAGTAGATACGGATTCTTTTCAGCCTGATTTAGTTTCTAGTCAAATGCGCGATCTCCTCTCTGGTGGTCATCCTGATGCACCATTACTATTATATGTGGGAAGAGTCTCCGCAGAAAAAGAAATTGATAAAATTAAACCTGTATTAGAAAACATCCCGAATGCAAGACTGGCAATTGTGGGAAATGGACCTGCGAGAGAGGAGTTAGAGGCGTTATTTGCAGGAACAAATACCAATTTTGTGGGTTATTTACATGGACAAGATTTAGGCTCGGCTTATGCTTCGGCGGATGCGTTTATTTTTCCTTCTTCCACAGAAACCCTCGGTTTAGTGTTACTGGAAGCGATGGCGGCAGGATGCCCTGTGGTAGCGGCAAGACGGGGCGGTATTCCTGATATTGTTACCGATGGTGTTAATGGTTATTTATTTGAACCTGATGATCCTCAAGGTGCGATCGCAGCTACTCAAAAATTATTAGCTAAAACCGATGAGAGAGAGCAATTAAGGCAAAATGCAAGGAAAGAGGCTGAAAAATGGGGCTGGGCTTCTGCTACGGCTCAATTACGCAATTTTTATCAAGGGGTTCTATCTCAAGATATGAGTTTAGTTGCGTGA